A genomic window from Cytobacillus suaedae includes:
- a CDS encoding electron transfer flavoprotein subunit beta/FixA family protein, whose product MNIFVIMKRTFDTEEKIVVKNGQISEDGAEFIINPYDEYAIEEAIQVRDANGGEVTVVTVGTEDAEKELRTALAMGADKAVLINTEDDVEAGDQFTTAKIIFEFLKDKEVDLILGGNVAIDGGSGQVGPRVAELLDIPYVTTITKLEINGKNVTVTRDVEGDSEVIETTLPLLVTAQQGLNEPRYPSLPGIMKAKKKPLEELELDDLDLEEDDVEAKTKTIEIYLPPKKEAGKVLQGELADQVKELVSLLHTEAKVV is encoded by the coding sequence ATGAACATCTTTGTTATTATGAAAAGAACATTTGACACAGAAGAGAAGATTGTAGTTAAAAACGGTCAAATTAGTGAAGATGGTGCCGAATTTATAATTAACCCTTATGATGAATATGCCATTGAAGAAGCGATTCAAGTTAGAGACGCAAACGGTGGCGAGGTAACTGTTGTTACTGTTGGTACAGAGGACGCTGAGAAAGAACTCCGTACTGCTTTAGCAATGGGTGCTGATAAAGCAGTTCTTATCAATACAGAAGATGATGTAGAAGCAGGTGACCAATTTACAACTGCTAAGATCATTTTTGAATTCTTAAAGGATAAAGAAGTTGACCTAATCTTAGGTGGGAATGTAGCAATTGATGGTGGATCAGGTCAAGTTGGACCACGTGTTGCAGAACTATTAGATATTCCTTATGTAACAACAATCACTAAGTTAGAAATCAATGGTAAGAATGTTACTGTTACACGTGATGTTGAAGGAGATTCTGAAGTAATTGAAACAACATTACCATTATTAGTAACTGCTCAACAAGGATTAAATGAGCCTCGTTACCCTTCTTTACCAGGAATTATGAAAGCTAAGAAAAAGCCTCTAGAAGAATTAGAACTAGATGACTTAGATTTAGAAGAAGATGATGTAGAAGCAAAAACAAAAACGATTGAAATCTATTTACCACCTAAAAAAGAAGCTGGTAAAGTTCTTCAAGGTGAATTAGCTGACCAAGTAAAAGAACTCGTTTCATTACTTCATACTGAAGCAAAAGTAGTGTAA
- a CDS encoding enoyl-CoA hydratase: protein MALLSTSIEEQIATITINHPPANALSSLVLKELSGVLDGLETNEEVRVIVLKGEGRFFSAGADIKEFTTVSNGEEFSKLSTYGQNLFERMENFNKPIIASIHGAALGGGLELAMGCHFRIVSETAKLGLPELQLGLIPGFAGTARLPKFVGVAKAAEMLWTSDPISGKEAVQFGLANHAFPEENLVEETYKIAKKIAAKSPISIAATIELLNIAKTKQYHAGVAREAELFGQVFTSEDGQEGIQAFIEKRQPQFKGK from the coding sequence ATGGCATTACTTAGTACATCAATTGAGGAACAAATTGCCACAATTACAATTAATCATCCACCTGCAAATGCTCTATCATCTCTAGTTTTGAAGGAGCTATCGGGAGTACTCGATGGTCTCGAGACGAACGAAGAAGTAAGGGTGATTGTCTTAAAAGGTGAGGGTAGATTCTTTTCGGCAGGTGCAGATATTAAAGAATTTACGACTGTTTCAAATGGAGAAGAGTTCTCAAAGCTGTCTACATATGGGCAGAATCTTTTTGAAAGAATGGAAAACTTCAATAAACCTATTATTGCTAGCATACATGGAGCTGCCCTTGGTGGTGGTTTAGAATTAGCAATGGGCTGTCACTTTAGAATTGTGAGTGAAACTGCAAAGTTGGGTCTTCCGGAACTTCAATTAGGATTAATCCCTGGTTTTGCTGGAACAGCTAGACTACCAAAATTTGTTGGAGTAGCTAAGGCTGCTGAGATGCTATGGACGAGTGACCCTATTAGTGGTAAAGAAGCCGTTCAGTTTGGATTGGCAAACCATGCATTTCCAGAGGAAAACTTAGTAGAAGAGACATACAAGATTGCAAAAAAAATTGCTGCGAAAAGCCCAATCTCCATTGCTGCTACCATCGAGTTATTAAATATTGCTAAGACAAAACAATACCATGCGGGTGTTGCAAGAGAGGCTGAGTTATTTGGCCAAGTCTTTACCTCAGAGGATGGCCAAGAAGGTATTCAAGCTTTCATTGAAAAACGTCAACCTCAATTCAAAGGTAAATAA
- a CDS encoding TetR/AcrR family transcriptional regulator, producing the protein MKRTKPKFKQIIDAAVVVIAENGYHQAQVSKIAKQAGVADGTIYLYFKNKEDILVSLFQEKMGNFIEKIEEEIAGKQTAAEKLLMLVEKHFSLLAADHDLAIVTQLELRQSNKELRLRINEVLKGYLMVVDQIIIQGKENGEFRADLDVRLARQMVFGTIDETVTTWVMNEQKYDLLKLTGQVHQLLIYACGFFKPNS; encoded by the coding sequence TTGAAACGAACGAAGCCAAAATTTAAACAAATTATAGATGCAGCAGTAGTGGTAATTGCCGAGAACGGCTACCATCAAGCACAAGTTTCCAAAATTGCAAAACAAGCGGGAGTAGCTGATGGGACAATTTACCTCTACTTTAAAAACAAAGAAGATATTCTCGTTTCCTTATTTCAAGAGAAGATGGGGAATTTTATTGAGAAAATTGAAGAAGAAATTGCAGGAAAACAGACTGCTGCAGAGAAATTGTTAATGTTGGTGGAAAAACACTTTTCCTTATTAGCTGCTGATCATGATTTAGCAATTGTTACCCAACTAGAATTACGTCAATCTAATAAAGAACTTAGACTTCGAATAAATGAGGTTTTAAAAGGGTACTTGATGGTCGTTGATCAAATCATTATTCAAGGTAAAGAAAATGGTGAGTTCAGGGCTGATTTAGACGTTCGACTAGCAAGGCAGATGGTCTTTGGTACTATTGACGAGACTGTCACCACATGGGTTATGAATGAACAAAAATATGATCTTTTAAAGTTAACAGGACAAGTACACCAACTATTAATCTACGCTTGTGGATTCTTCAAACCTAATAGTTAG